Proteins encoded within one genomic window of Lysinibacillus sphaericus:
- a CDS encoding ABC transporter substrate-binding protein: MKLWSKIGLLFSAIVILVACGNGEESGSSKKDGKTKIEYWHVNAETQGGQTVAELVEEFNAQSDTVEVVAKYNPDLYKGLMQNLQAEVAAGSTPAIVQIGWAFLDYFSNNFSYVTPQEVINAHFEEDKTFLEDNFLSNIMDLAKNSEGSQVGIPYSLSTPVLYINRDLLNEAGLPTTGPTTWEQLKEYAKVILDKTGKYGFYMQEPADNWATQALLESNGAKIMTDGKASFASEKGIKAYSLLRDMVVEDKTALHIGWDQGIQSFIDGNVAMLYTTIAQRSNIQNNAQFDVAAIKSPTWEGKEVKLPAGGAMLTITAQEEQQQKAAWEFMKFLYSVESVAKWTKGTGYVPAREGVADAENGLKPFLAENEMMKAAIDQMSGVVPWTSFPGDAGLQAEQLLLDVRDQILSGSVSVEEGLTSTEHAINELLK; this comes from the coding sequence ATGAAGTTATGGTCAAAAATCGGATTACTATTTTCTGCCATAGTGATATTGGTGGCATGTGGAAATGGTGAAGAATCCGGCAGTTCAAAAAAAGATGGTAAAACAAAAATTGAGTATTGGCATGTAAATGCTGAAACACAAGGCGGACAAACAGTAGCAGAGTTAGTGGAAGAATTCAATGCTCAAAGCGACACAGTGGAAGTCGTAGCAAAGTATAACCCCGATTTATATAAAGGGTTAATGCAAAATTTACAAGCTGAAGTGGCTGCTGGTTCTACACCAGCAATTGTACAAATTGGTTGGGCATTCTTAGATTATTTCTCAAACAACTTTTCTTACGTAACACCACAAGAGGTGATTAATGCACATTTTGAAGAAGATAAAACATTTTTAGAAGATAATTTTTTATCAAATATTATGGACTTAGCAAAAAATAGCGAAGGTTCTCAAGTAGGGATTCCATACTCATTAAGCACACCAGTTCTTTATATTAATCGAGACTTATTAAACGAAGCAGGCTTACCAACAACAGGTCCTACAACGTGGGAACAATTGAAAGAATATGCAAAAGTAATTTTAGATAAAACAGGTAAATACGGTTTCTATATGCAAGAACCTGCTGATAACTGGGCAACGCAAGCTTTATTGGAAAGCAATGGCGCGAAAATTATGACAGATGGAAAAGCAAGTTTTGCTTCTGAAAAAGGAATTAAAGCTTATTCATTATTAAGAGACATGGTAGTAGAGGATAAGACAGCTTTACATATCGGGTGGGACCAAGGTATACAAAGCTTTATTGATGGTAACGTAGCGATGCTTTATACAACTATTGCACAGCGTTCCAACATTCAAAACAATGCCCAATTTGATGTAGCAGCTATTAAATCACCTACTTGGGAAGGGAAAGAAGTAAAGTTACCTGCTGGTGGTGCCATGTTAACGATTACTGCACAAGAGGAACAACAACAAAAAGCAGCTTGGGAATTTATGAAATTCTTATACAGTGTTGAATCAGTAGCAAAGTGGACTAAAGGTACTGGTTACGTACCTGCACGTGAGGGAGTAGCCGATGCAGAAAATGGGTTAAAGCCATTCTTAGCTGAAAATGAAATGATGAAAGCAGCAATCGATCAAATGTCAGGAGTTGTACCTTGGACATCCTTTCCTGGAGATGCAGGTTTACAAGCAGAGCAATTATTATTAGACGTGCGAGATCAAATTCTTAGTGGTTCAGTAAGCGTTGAAGAAGGACTTACATCGACTGAACATGCTATTAATGAATTGTTGAAATAA
- a CDS encoding glycerol-3-phosphate responsive antiterminator, giving the protein MYKIFQDRLADKQLVAAIKEPKAIEAALKYKDNISAVILMMGDILNIKHYVQLFHDAGLPVILHVEKIGGLQLDQYGIDFVSKVVKPFAIVTTKANVIKRAKQQKIFVIQRIFLIDTEVYYQLEQSIHHTAADMIEIMPCRAPDFIHKLIQVTDKPIITGGLLDKIEYAEAALAHGANAVTTSNVKLWRKPINKR; this is encoded by the coding sequence ATGTATAAAATATTTCAAGATCGACTTGCTGATAAACAGCTTGTTGCTGCTATTAAAGAGCCAAAAGCGATTGAAGCTGCATTAAAGTATAAAGACAATATTAGTGCTGTTATTTTAATGATGGGCGATATATTAAATATCAAACATTACGTACAACTTTTTCATGATGCAGGATTACCAGTAATTTTACACGTTGAAAAAATTGGGGGGTTACAGCTAGATCAATACGGCATTGATTTTGTGAGTAAAGTCGTTAAGCCATTTGCGATTGTTACAACAAAAGCAAATGTCATTAAGCGAGCGAAGCAACAGAAAATTTTTGTTATTCAACGTATTTTTTTAATAGATACAGAGGTGTACTATCAGCTTGAACAATCAATTCATCATACAGCAGCAGATATGATAGAAATTATGCCATGCCGAGCTCCAGATTTTATACATAAGTTAATTCAGGTGACAGATAAACCTATTATTACTGGAGGTCTATTAGATAAGATTGAATATGCTGAAGCGGCATTAGCACATGGCGCAAATGCTGTTACAACATCGAATGTGAAATTGTGGAGAAAACCGATTAACAAAAGATAA
- a CDS encoding sugar phosphate isomerase/epimerase family protein: MLEQICFSDLPLLTHDIIGNVEKLIAAGAEVVELMMDGDKWGDMEGLFPTLAKELKALPVRYSIHPPAWDINITSENKAIREASFHEYRKAIEFASMINAQHVVIHPGFCFCSQFNKELGKKRAKQYIHELCAIAKPLNVSLAIENVGYNGTSLFTKDEFEHFLDDVDEIAGYLIDVGHANLNGWDITSTILNVKDRLLALHLHDNTATSDDHLPIGEGTIDWSSIFNVIAQENIDCQLILEYAPAIDLQLLADGKALILNELANRAKVG, translated from the coding sequence ATGTTAGAGCAAATTTGTTTTTCAGACTTACCACTACTCACACACGATATTATTGGGAATGTAGAAAAATTAATCGCTGCTGGTGCAGAAGTTGTTGAATTGATGATGGATGGCGACAAATGGGGAGACATGGAAGGATTATTCCCTACATTGGCAAAAGAATTAAAGGCATTGCCGGTGCGCTACTCGATTCATCCACCTGCTTGGGATATTAATATTACGAGTGAAAATAAAGCTATTCGTGAAGCATCATTCCACGAATATCGTAAAGCAATCGAATTTGCTAGCATGATTAATGCGCAGCACGTTGTAATTCACCCAGGTTTTTGCTTTTGCTCACAATTTAATAAAGAATTAGGAAAAAAACGCGCGAAGCAATATATTCATGAGCTATGCGCTATTGCAAAACCATTAAATGTCTCACTAGCAATTGAAAATGTAGGTTATAACGGCACATCCTTATTTACAAAAGACGAGTTTGAGCACTTTTTAGACGATGTTGATGAAATAGCTGGATATTTAATTGATGTTGGACATGCCAATTTAAATGGTTGGGACATTACTTCAACAATCCTTAATGTAAAGGACCGTTTACTTGCGCTACACTTACATGACAACACAGCAACCAGTGATGATCATTTACCGATTGGTGAAGGAACGATTGACTGGTCCTCTATTTTCAACGTGATTGCACAAGAAAATATTGATTGTCAATTAATTTTAGAATATGCACCTGCTATAGACTTACAATTATTAGCAGATGGCAAAGCTTTAATTTTAAACGAATTAGCAAATCGTGCGAAAGTAGGCTAA
- a CDS encoding carbohydrate ABC transporter permease, translating into MQVVTSSSKKRFVHKQSLLAYSLLLPSVAIIAMFMFWPFLYTIYLSFFDWNMISLTKDFVGLQNYIDVLKDPITYKVLLNTALYIFILLVFNFTISYIFAYVLNFVVGKMKGFYKSAFFLPSFISLVVGSILFTWLLNPVSGPVAIVMGWIGFSMPIWSKSEGWIIVVITLITSWKIFGYNFILLYASINGISREIIEAARLDNVPLWKIFFHIVGPMSSATGIYVFIITIVQGLQFSFTPIKIIAQGGPNYASSNAIYHAYHEAFVLYRTGHSAALSILTMAIFVVLLIVEFKYVERGIYYENK; encoded by the coding sequence ATGCAAGTAGTGACGTCAAGTTCAAAAAAGCGCTTTGTGCATAAGCAAAGCTTACTTGCTTATAGCTTATTACTCCCATCTGTAGCGATAATAGCAATGTTTATGTTTTGGCCGTTTCTTTATACGATTTATTTAAGTTTTTTTGATTGGAATATGATTAGTTTAACAAAAGATTTCGTTGGGTTGCAAAACTATATTGATGTTTTAAAAGATCCAATCACCTATAAAGTTTTATTAAACACAGCTTTATATATCTTCATCTTATTAGTCTTTAATTTTACAATTTCATACATTTTTGCTTATGTATTAAATTTTGTTGTTGGCAAAATGAAGGGTTTTTATAAAAGTGCCTTTTTCTTACCATCATTTATTTCATTAGTTGTTGGTTCTATTTTATTCACATGGTTGTTAAATCCTGTTTCAGGTCCCGTTGCGATTGTTATGGGGTGGATTGGATTTAGTATGCCAATTTGGAGTAAATCTGAAGGGTGGATCATTGTTGTTATAACTTTAATTACTTCTTGGAAAATTTTCGGTTATAACTTTATTTTACTATATGCTTCAATTAATGGTATTTCACGAGAAATTATTGAGGCGGCTCGACTAGACAATGTACCCTTATGGAAAATATTCTTTCATATTGTTGGACCTATGAGTAGTGCTACAGGTATTTATGTTTTCATCATTACAATTGTCCAAGGTTTACAGTTTTCGTTCACACCGATAAAAATCATTGCACAAGGTGGCCCAAACTATGCTAGTTCAAATGCGATTTATCACGCATATCATGAAGCATTCGTCTTATATCGTACTGGGCACTCCGCTGCACTATCAATATTAACAATGGCTATTTTCGTAGTGTTATTAATTGTTGAATTTAAATATGTAGAAAGAGGTATTTACTATGAAAATAAGTAA
- a CDS encoding ABC transporter ATP-binding protein, giving the protein MKEIQFEDVKKNYGQTEVVKGLNLTIEKGERLILLGPSGCGKSTTLRLIAGLEDISSGKLIMDGKVVNNIPSGKRNVAMVFQNYALYPHMTVKQNITYALRMKKIPKKEIELRLEDALKMLQLNGLEERLPKDLSGGQRQRVALARAIVKRADYFLLDEPLSNLDAQLRVSARKELVNIHEKYKQTIVYVTHDQIEAMTVGHRIALLNEGVLQMLDTPENVYHHPSNIFTAKFIGAPPTNILTMKYQDGNIHFGTQSFSLSPEWVKKVYEAASTQLVFGIRPEHIDLSTEPQVLHATVKSIENLGAEYAVYLTFNNEEMIALSSHKNWPLNQQVYVRFKMEHIHLFDKATTNSIGYPIAYKNKSITLN; this is encoded by the coding sequence ATGAAAGAAATTCAATTTGAAGATGTCAAAAAAAACTATGGACAAACTGAAGTTGTAAAAGGGCTCAACTTGACAATTGAAAAAGGAGAACGTCTTATTCTATTAGGTCCTTCGGGTTGTGGGAAATCTACTACATTACGTTTGATTGCAGGGCTTGAGGATATTTCCTCCGGTAAACTTATTATGGATGGCAAAGTCGTCAATAATATTCCTAGCGGTAAGCGTAACGTTGCAATGGTTTTCCAAAATTATGCGCTTTACCCACATATGACTGTTAAACAAAATATTACTTATGCTCTTCGCATGAAGAAGATTCCGAAAAAAGAAATTGAATTACGCTTAGAGGATGCGTTAAAGATGCTTCAACTTAATGGCTTAGAAGAACGTTTGCCGAAAGATTTATCAGGTGGTCAACGCCAGCGTGTTGCATTAGCACGTGCTATTGTAAAGCGAGCTGACTACTTTTTATTAGATGAGCCTTTATCTAATTTAGATGCTCAGCTACGTGTATCTGCTAGAAAAGAGCTAGTAAACATTCATGAGAAATATAAACAAACTATTGTTTATGTGACGCACGACCAAATAGAAGCAATGACTGTTGGGCATCGTATTGCGCTTTTAAATGAAGGTGTTTTACAAATGCTTGATACACCTGAAAATGTGTATCATCATCCATCGAATATTTTTACAGCTAAGTTTATCGGTGCACCTCCGACTAATATTTTAACGATGAAGTATCAAGATGGGAATATTCACTTTGGTACGCAAAGTTTCTCACTATCCCCTGAGTGGGTAAAAAAAGTGTATGAAGCAGCATCAACACAATTAGTTTTCGGTATTCGGCCTGAACATATTGATTTATCGACAGAACCACAAGTACTACATGCAACAGTGAAATCCATTGAAAATTTAGGTGCAGAATACGCTGTCTATTTGACATTTAATAATGAAGAAATGATAGCATTAAGCTCACATAAAAACTGGCCTCTTAATCAGCAAGTATATGTTCGCTTTAAAATGGAACATATTCATTTATTTGATAAAGCTACAACGAACTCTATTGGCTACCCAATTGCATATAAAAACAAATCAATCACTTTAAACTAA
- a CDS encoding nitrous oxide reductase accessory protein NosL translates to MKKLVVLGMILLSILAINFIDNKHDLNAEAAKSSLEKDVPNNTNCAFCNMVVYQKKDKMGVFSGQAIKKKGKVVYYDDIGCLLYDEVKNKATYKKYVRDFNTLKWVQAEKATYVRTTLASPMDDGFICFAKASDAKAYVAKHSDTEIVSFKTVQKESIEKYQ, encoded by the coding sequence ATGAAAAAACTAGTCGTTTTAGGAATGATTTTGTTAAGTATTCTCGCTATCAATTTTATAGACAATAAGCACGACCTGAATGCGGAGGCAGCTAAGTCTAGTTTAGAAAAGGATGTACCTAATAATACAAATTGTGCATTTTGTAATATGGTTGTGTACCAAAAAAAAGACAAAATGGGTGTTTTTTCAGGACAGGCTATAAAGAAGAAAGGGAAGGTAGTTTATTACGACGACATTGGGTGCCTTTTATATGATGAAGTAAAAAATAAAGCAACTTATAAAAAGTATGTTCGTGATTTCAATACACTAAAGTGGGTGCAAGCTGAAAAGGCGACGTATGTTAGAACTACGCTAGCATCCCCAATGGACGATGGGTTTATCTGTTTTGCAAAAGCATCTGATGCAAAGGCCTATGTTGCCAAACATTCAGATACAGAAATTGTTTCGTTTAAAACCGTACAAAAAGAGAGCATTGAAAAATATCAATAG
- a CDS encoding toxic anion resistance protein — MSEMNNDLLKSKDPFATENPLLQPNPLLQAESVQTPTLISEQELSQIAQNQLALKKDPEVHALAQKIDVKDQIAMLELGKETANGISTFSDKMLATMRASKLEESSVLLNNLNKVMDKFDPQDFAEEKKGGFLTKLFSKGKEQLERFLSKYDSMNKEVDVIYREIQKYEVEMKRNTIDLENLYDQNLNYFQTLSKFIAAIEVKAEEVRSALPMLEQKAQTGDQLAAMEFETMQRAVELLEQRRYDLEMAQQVSFQSAPQIRLMQQGNNHLIGKINSAFVTTIPIFKQGLIHAVTLKRQKLISDSMSELDRRTNEMLVRNAENISKNSVNIARAAGSPSIKIETIETTWQTIMAGIQETKQIQAETARNREEGRKRIEKLQLEYEKLKKM; from the coding sequence ATGTCTGAAATGAACAACGACTTGTTAAAATCAAAAGATCCATTCGCAACCGAAAATCCACTGCTACAACCTAACCCGTTGTTGCAGGCTGAATCAGTACAAACACCAACACTTATTTCTGAACAAGAGTTATCACAAATTGCACAAAATCAACTGGCTTTAAAGAAAGATCCTGAAGTGCATGCACTTGCGCAAAAAATTGATGTGAAAGACCAAATCGCCATGTTAGAGCTAGGCAAAGAAACAGCGAATGGTATTTCTACATTTTCAGATAAAATGTTGGCGACAATGAGAGCTAGCAAACTTGAAGAATCCAGTGTCTTATTAAATAATTTAAATAAAGTAATGGATAAATTTGACCCGCAAGATTTTGCGGAAGAGAAAAAAGGCGGTTTCCTGACAAAGCTGTTTAGTAAAGGTAAAGAACAATTAGAAAGATTTTTATCGAAATATGACAGCATGAATAAAGAAGTCGATGTCATTTACCGTGAAATTCAAAAATATGAAGTTGAAATGAAACGAAATACAATCGACCTAGAAAATTTATATGACCAAAATTTAAACTATTTCCAAACATTAAGTAAATTTATTGCAGCTATTGAAGTCAAGGCAGAAGAAGTACGTTCAGCCTTACCTATGTTAGAGCAAAAAGCGCAAACAGGTGACCAACTAGCAGCTATGGAATTTGAAACGATGCAACGTGCTGTAGAATTATTGGAACAACGACGTTATGACTTAGAAATGGCGCAGCAAGTATCATTCCAATCGGCACCGCAAATTCGCTTAATGCAACAAGGTAATAACCATTTAATCGGTAAAATCAACTCAGCCTTTGTTACAACAATTCCAATTTTTAAACAAGGTCTAATTCACGCTGTAACATTAAAGCGTCAAAAGCTAATTTCAGATTCAATGAGTGAGCTGGATCGTCGTACAAATGAAATGCTTGTTCGCAATGCTGAAAATATTAGTAAAAACAGCGTTAATATTGCCCGTGCCGCAGGTAGCCCAAGCATTAAAATTGAAACGATTGAAACAACATGGCAAACAATTATGGCAGGCATTCAAGAGACAAAACAAATTCAAGCAGAAACAGCAAGAAATCGCGAAGAAGGCCGTAAACGTATTGAAAAACTACAACTTGAATACGAAAAACTAAAAAAAATGTAA
- a CDS encoding carbohydrate ABC transporter permease, with amino-acid sequence MKISKKVTIPWHIILIFIIFLLIFPIIFAVGTSFKTLQDAYNNPLSIFPTSPTLVNYKVFFESLPAFKVTLNTFIIASVVTIFKVITSFLAAYAFVYFIFKGKNVLYFILISTIFLPFTVTMIPNYLVISKMGLGNSIWGVILPQLADAMGIFLLTQALRSISISLIEVARLDNMSHWHIMKDIVLPLVKPAVTSTGIWFFITSWNEYVWPVLILKSTENFTLPLALQMYISSEGGTNFTVAMAVSVITMILPLALYLIFQKYIIGTFISSGIK; translated from the coding sequence ATGAAAATAAGTAAAAAAGTAACTATACCTTGGCATATTATTTTAATTTTCATTATATTTTTATTGATTTTTCCAATTATCTTTGCGGTTGGAACTTCATTTAAAACATTACAAGATGCGTATAATAATCCACTATCTATTTTTCCGACAAGTCCAACATTGGTGAACTATAAAGTATTCTTCGAAAGTTTACCAGCATTCAAAGTTACATTAAATACATTTATCATTGCATCGGTTGTAACAATTTTTAAAGTTATTACATCATTTCTTGCAGCGTATGCCTTTGTTTATTTTATTTTCAAAGGAAAAAATGTCTTGTATTTTATTTTAATTAGTACGATTTTTTTACCATTTACTGTAACAATGATTCCGAACTATTTAGTTATTTCAAAAATGGGCTTAGGAAACTCGATTTGGGGTGTTATTTTACCCCAACTGGCAGATGCCATGGGTATTTTCTTATTAACTCAAGCATTACGCTCAATTTCAATTTCTCTCATTGAAGTTGCACGTCTAGATAATATGAGTCATTGGCACATTATGAAAGATATTGTGCTGCCACTTGTAAAGCCTGCTGTAACATCAACAGGCATTTGGTTTTTTATAACATCATGGAATGAATATGTATGGCCAGTATTAATTTTAAAAAGTACAGAGAATTTTACACTGCCATTAGCACTTCAAATGTACATTAGCTCGGAAGGGGGTACGAACTTTACTGTTGCAATGGCAGTTTCTGTAATAACAATGATCCTTCCATTAGCATTATATTTAATATTCCAAAAATATATAATAGGGACATTTATATCATCGGGCATTAAATAG
- a CDS encoding HAD-IIA family hydrolase, giving the protein MKTIQTYEAYCFDLDGTIYVGDKILPGVINTITQLQQLRKHICFISNSPTQTRQDVVEKLRKFNIHITAEQVITSAYLTAQYVLEHLSTSISYIVGEAAINKEFQDKQLQTTTEPLHATHVIIGLDRQITFDKLNNAMIAVRNGAQIIVTNPDQACPGPSGFQVDTMAIAKAVEVASDSTIEFIVGKPSSYFAEHIVRMIDVKREKLLIIGDRIETDISLGNLAGFDTCFVLTGASTLEQLKGISYKPKFIIKTMHELYTALTSY; this is encoded by the coding sequence TTGAAGACTATCCAAACGTATGAAGCGTATTGTTTCGATTTAGATGGCACCATCTATGTGGGCGATAAAATTCTTCCTGGTGTAATTAATACTATTACACAATTACAGCAACTACGTAAGCATATCTGCTTTATTTCCAACTCACCAACACAAACACGTCAAGATGTAGTTGAAAAACTACGGAAATTCAACATTCATATAACGGCCGAACAAGTGATTACATCAGCTTATTTAACAGCTCAATATGTATTGGAACATTTGTCAACAAGCATTTCTTATATTGTCGGTGAAGCTGCTATTAATAAGGAGTTTCAAGATAAGCAGCTTCAAACAACAACTGAACCACTTCACGCTACGCATGTTATTATCGGCTTAGATCGCCAAATTACGTTTGACAAGCTAAATAATGCCATGATTGCTGTTCGTAATGGCGCGCAAATTATCGTTACAAATCCAGATCAAGCTTGTCCAGGGCCGAGTGGATTCCAAGTAGATACAATGGCAATTGCCAAAGCAGTTGAAGTTGCATCTGACAGTACAATTGAATTTATTGTTGGCAAGCCGTCTTCGTATTTTGCAGAGCATATCGTTCGCATGATAGACGTCAAAAGGGAGAAGTTATTAATTATTGGTGATCGAATTGAAACAGACATTTCACTCGGTAACCTAGCAGGATTTGATACTTGCTTTGTCTTAACGGGGGCTTCGACATTAGAACAACTAAAAGGCATCTCTTATAAGCCGAAGTTTATTATTAAAACAATGCATGAATTATATACTGCTTTAACAAGTTATTAA
- a CDS encoding nitrous oxide reductase accessory protein NosL, whose product MKKILRLGLLICVMVIAFLTGNQHSTALAAMTDVQVIKDGEVVYYKDVFSALYDELNEGVTRTKNVKDYSTKRWVPLDSVTIVKLNALKNIYFAKEVAADNYIKAYKEKNNSTLKKVKFSTIQASAEEKYNKEAPSLVLNVSKTTPTTTDVTVNVAVTDNEKVILKQWAKGTKPANQFSETDTTLTENAFTVSENGTYTVFAIDNNGNKRTKSITITNIDKAAPTITLSIPESDVTAVSKKIQVLTTDDNEIQNQKWAYGDKDVEYFIDKGSKIATLQNEKQKDKIIALKNGVYTVYAEDKLGNKAVKTITIDGISEFTEVTQTGVHCEVCRMDLHNTDPNKVYAAKAIDQEGYTHYFCRIGCMYHQEHSNGLAFTNKYVRDYGATAPRTNNWIDVEKAITVKFNSSETAKGIMGWKLFHFSDLSSAANYLGMSKEHVVAEKLENIMEYTKTNNKGMNYQYEVDKIAP is encoded by the coding sequence ATGAAAAAAATTTTACGCCTCGGATTGCTTATATGTGTTATGGTAATAGCGTTTTTAACTGGTAATCAACATTCAACTGCCCTTGCAGCGATGACTGATGTGCAAGTGATTAAAGATGGAGAAGTCGTTTATTATAAAGATGTGTTTTCAGCATTATATGATGAATTAAATGAAGGGGTAACACGCACGAAAAATGTAAAGGATTATAGTACAAAAAGATGGGTTCCGTTAGATTCGGTTACAATCGTTAAATTAAATGCATTAAAAAATATTTATTTTGCAAAAGAAGTAGCGGCAGATAATTATATTAAGGCTTATAAAGAGAAAAATAATAGTACTTTGAAAAAAGTTAAATTCAGTACGATTCAAGCGAGTGCTGAGGAAAAATATAATAAAGAAGCACCTAGCCTTGTATTGAATGTAAGTAAAACAACACCGACGACGACAGATGTGACAGTGAATGTAGCTGTTACAGATAATGAGAAAGTAATCTTGAAACAGTGGGCAAAGGGTACAAAGCCAGCAAATCAATTTTCAGAAACCGATACAACATTAACAGAGAACGCATTTACAGTAAGTGAAAATGGAACGTATACGGTTTTTGCTATAGACAATAATGGGAACAAAAGAACGAAATCCATAACAATCACAAATATTGATAAAGCGGCACCAACCATTACATTGTCAATCCCTGAAAGCGATGTAACAGCGGTTAGTAAAAAAATACAAGTTCTTACCACAGATGATAATGAAATCCAAAATCAGAAATGGGCTTATGGAGATAAAGACGTCGAATACTTTATAGATAAAGGTTCAAAAATTGCCACTTTGCAAAATGAAAAACAAAAAGATAAAATTATTGCGCTGAAAAATGGCGTTTATACAGTATACGCAGAAGATAAATTAGGCAATAAAGCAGTAAAAACAATTACGATCGATGGCATTTCTGAATTTACAGAAGTAACACAAACGGGGGTTCATTGTGAAGTTTGCCGTATGGATCTACATAATACTGACCCAAATAAAGTGTACGCTGCCAAAGCAATTGACCAAGAAGGATATACGCATTATTTTTGTCGAATTGGATGTATGTACCATCAAGAACATTCAAATGGTTTAGCATTTACGAATAAATATGTTCGAGATTATGGCGCAACAGCACCACGCACAAATAACTGGATTGATGTTGAAAAGGCGATAACGGTAAAATTTAATAGTAGCGAAACAGCTAAAGGCATTATGGGATGGAAACTATTCCACTTCTCTGATTTATCAAGTGCAGCAAACTACTTAGGTATGAGCAAAGAACATGTAGTGGCTGAAAAATTAGAAAATATTATGGAATATACGAAAACGAATAATAAGGGCATGAATTATCAATATGAGGTTGATAAAATAGCGCCGTAA